A single region of the Amia ocellicauda isolate fAmiCal2 chromosome 8, fAmiCal2.hap1, whole genome shotgun sequence genome encodes:
- the LOC136754601 gene encoding cocaine- and amphetamine-regulated transcript protein — translation MDSSRLCLLTLLSAALLFNSHCQEAELESRAVDHYPPKEDSSNEKQLIEALQEVLEKLKNKRLPFYGKKYGQLPMCEAGEQCALRKGARIGKLCDCPRVTSCNSFLLKCL, via the exons ATGGACAGCTCCCGCCTCTGCCTCCTCACTCTGCTCAGCGCGGCGCTGCTCTTCAACTCGCACTGCCAGGAAGCCGAGCTGGAGTCCAGGGCTGTAGACCACTACCCCCCCAAAGAGGACTCCTCTAACGAAAAGCAGCTG ATCGAAGCCTTACAAGAAGttcttgaaaaactgaaaaacaagagACTGCCGTTTTACGGGAAAAAATATGGTCAATTACCCATG TGTGAAGCCGGAGAGCAGTGCGCTCTGAGGAAGGGCGCCCGGATCGGCAAGCTGTGCGACTGTCCCCGAGTGACCTCCTGCAACTCCTTTCTGCTCAAGTGCTTGTAG
- the mlana gene encoding melanoma antigen recognized by T-cells 1 gives MPRGDFNVHFSSRGNGGGYYVRAEEAAGIALLVIILAVLLIIGCWYYRRRSGYKIIRSQGSASSPWRSFMKSRQYSDEGAPAENKMALNEFSNLSPVVANAPPAYEKISAGSLPPPYSP, from the exons ATGCCGAGAGGGGATTTTAATGTCCATTTCTCAAGTCGAGGAAATGGCGGCGGATATTATGTTCGAGCAGAAGa GGCAGCAGGCATCGCTCTCCTGGTCATCATACTAGCAGTACTGCTGATCATCGGGTGCTGGTACTACAGGAGAAGAAGCGGATACAAAATAATTCGG AGTCAGGGCTCAGCCAGCAGTCCCTGGAGGTCCTTCATGAAGTCCAGACAGTACAGTGATGAAGGAGCGCcagcagaaaacaaaatggctttAAATGAATTCAGCAACCTCAGCCCTGTG GTTGCTAATGCGCCTCCAGCTTATGAGAAAATTTCTGCTGGATCTTTACCGCCTCCATACTCCCCATGA
- the LOC136755215 gene encoding LOW QUALITY PROTEIN: monocarboxylate transporter 2 (The sequence of the model RefSeq protein was modified relative to this genomic sequence to represent the inferred CDS: inserted 3 bases in 2 codons) gives MRTQRPHSGVLKNFKLFFLEIQRHVDITSSTSWIASVTIVLLCLIQGLGIFYSWVSANSILIHYFXQWRPLANAIACRGECVYSMTFRHFFQWIIXTEQGALLIIGGLQFNLCICRALLRPFVASELQTHLAGNTEDGQSSPRREE, from the exons ATGAGGACACAAAG ACCTCACTCTGGAGTACTGAAGAACTTTAAGCTCTTCTTCCTGGAAATCCAGAGACACGTTGATATCACCAGCAGCACATCTTGGATTGCCTCAGTCACCATCGTATTG ctctgtctaatCCAAGGCCTGGGAATATTTTATTCCTGGGTCTCTGCCAATAGCATCCTGATCCACTACT TTCAATGGAGGCCTCTTGCAAATGCCATCGCCTGTAGAGGGGAGTGTGTCTACTCCATGACTTTCAGACACTTTTTTCAATGGATCAT AACAGAGCAAGGGGCCTTACTGATCATTGGGGGGCTGCAGTTCAACTTGTGCATCTGCAGAGCATTGCTGAGACCTTTTGTAGCCTCCGAGCTCCAAACCCACCTGGCAGGAAACACAGAGGACGGACAGAGTTCTCCAAGAAGAGAAGAATAA